A genomic segment from Bos taurus isolate L1 Dominette 01449 registration number 42190680 breed Hereford chromosome 1, ARS-UCD2.0, whole genome shotgun sequence encodes:
- the BTG3 gene encoding protein BTG3: protein MKNEIAAVVFFFTRLVRKHDKLKKEAVERFAEKLTLILQEKYKNHWYPEKPSKGQAYRCIRVNKFQRVDPDVLKACENSCILYSDLGLPKELTLWVDPCEVCCRYGEKNNAFIVASFENEDENKDEISKKVTRALDKVTSDYHSGSSSSDEETCKEVEVKPNSVAATPSPVYQISELIFPPLPMWHPLPRKKPIMYRGNGNQSHYPPPIPFGYPNQGRKNKPYRPVPVTWVPPPGMHCDRNHWINPHMLAPH, encoded by the exons ATGAAGAACGAAATTGCTGCTGTAGTCTTCTTTTTCACAAGACTAGTTCGAAAACAtgataaattgaaaaaagaagCAGTCGAGAGGTTTGCTGAGAAATTGACCCTGATActtcaagaaaaatataaaaatcactggTATCCGGAAAAACCATCAAAAGGACAAGCCTACAG ATGCATTCGTGTCAATAAGTTTCAGAGAGTTGATCCTGATGTCCTGAAAGCCTGTGAGAACAGCTGCATCTTGTACAGTGACCTGGGCTTGCCAAAGGAACTCACTCTATGGGTGGACCCATGTGAGGTGTGCTGTAG GTATGGAGAGAAAAATAATGCATTCATTGTTGCCAGCTTTGAAAATGAGGATGAAAACAAGGATGAGATTTCCAAGAAAGTTACCAGGGCCCTTGATAAGGTTACCTCTGATTATCATTCAGGATCCTCCTCTTCAGATGAAGAAACATGTAAGGAAGTGGAAGTGAAACCGAATTCTGTGGCTGCGACCCCCAGCCCTGTGTACCAG ATTTCGGAATTAATATTCCCACCTCTTCCAATGTGGCACCCGCTGCCCAGAAAAAAGCCAATAATGTATCGAGGGAATGGCAATCAAAGTCACTACCCTCCTCCCATTCCATTTGGTTATCCAAATCAGGGACGGAAGAATAAACCATATCGCCCAGTTCCAGTAACATGGGTACCTCCTCCTGGAATGCATTGTGACCGCAATCACTGGATTAATCCTCACATGTTAGCACCTCACTAG